The following are encoded together in the Salinibacterium sp. UTAS2018 genome:
- the pdxT gene encoding pyridoxal 5'-phosphate synthase glutaminase subunit PdxT — protein sequence MAGNASVDQLPIGVLALQGDFREHLQVLQQLGEAAVAVKTPQQLEHIAGLIIPGGESSVIDKLSRLYGLFEPIRTAIRSGLPVYGTCAGLIMLADTVQDSIEGQQSFGGLDVVVRRNAFGSQTDSFETDLSIPELGEKPVHAVFIRAPVVESVGALARALSTLDDGRIVAVEQGNLLGTSFHPEITGDSRFHEYFVSRVRAAQ from the coding sequence GTGGCTGGTAACGCCTCCGTCGATCAGCTTCCCATCGGGGTCCTTGCCCTTCAGGGTGACTTTCGTGAGCACCTGCAGGTGCTCCAGCAGCTCGGAGAAGCCGCGGTAGCGGTCAAAACTCCTCAGCAGCTGGAGCACATTGCCGGTCTCATCATTCCTGGCGGTGAGTCGAGCGTGATTGACAAGCTCTCTCGTCTGTACGGGCTCTTCGAGCCGATCCGGACGGCTATCCGCTCGGGACTTCCTGTCTACGGAACCTGCGCGGGGCTCATCATGCTGGCGGACACCGTGCAGGATTCCATCGAGGGTCAGCAATCCTTCGGTGGTCTCGATGTGGTTGTTCGTCGAAACGCGTTCGGCTCTCAGACCGATTCGTTTGAAACCGATTTGAGTATCCCGGAGCTTGGGGAGAAGCCCGTGCACGCTGTCTTCATCCGAGCTCCTGTCGTAGAGAGCGTCGGCGCACTGGCACGCGCACTTTCGACGCTGGATGACGGCCGCATTGTTGCGGTAGAGCAAGGTAACCTGCTCGGCACGTCTTTCCATCCCGAAATTACCGGCGACAGCCGGTTCCATGAGTACTTCGTGAGTCGGGTCCGCGCCGCGCAGTAA
- the pdxS gene encoding pyridoxal 5'-phosphate synthase lyase subunit PdxS codes for MSENTSSNESGTNRVKRGLAEMLKGGVIMDVVNAEQAKIAEDAGAVAVMALERVPADIRSQGGVARMSDPDLIDGIIAAVSIPVMAKARIGHFVEAQVLQALKVDYIDESEVLSPADYVNHIDKWNFDVPFVCGATNLGEALRRITEGAAMIRSKGEAGTGDVSEATKHIRTIKGQINELRSKSVDELYVAAKELQAPYELVREVAQSGKLPVVLFTAGGVATPADAALMMQLGADGVFVGSGIFKSGNPAQRAAAIVKATTFYDDPNVIAETSRGLGEAMVGINVSDLAAPHRLSERGW; via the coding sequence ATGAGCGAGAACACTTCATCCAACGAATCGGGTACGAACCGCGTCAAGCGCGGACTGGCAGAAATGCTCAAGGGCGGCGTCATCATGGATGTCGTCAATGCTGAGCAGGCAAAGATTGCAGAGGATGCCGGCGCCGTTGCCGTCATGGCCCTCGAGCGCGTTCCTGCCGACATCCGTTCGCAGGGTGGTGTTGCTCGCATGAGTGATCCCGATCTCATCGACGGCATTATCGCGGCGGTGTCGATCCCTGTAATGGCTAAGGCTCGCATCGGCCACTTCGTCGAAGCTCAAGTTCTTCAGGCGCTCAAGGTCGACTACATCGACGAGTCCGAGGTGTTGAGCCCCGCTGACTACGTGAACCACATCGACAAGTGGAACTTTGACGTTCCCTTCGTCTGCGGCGCGACCAACCTGGGCGAGGCGCTGCGTCGCATCACCGAGGGTGCAGCAATGATTCGCTCGAAGGGTGAAGCGGGCACCGGCGACGTCTCTGAGGCGACCAAGCACATCCGCACCATCAAGGGGCAGATCAACGAGCTCCGCTCGAAGTCGGTCGACGAACTGTACGTCGCGGCGAAAGAACTGCAGGCGCCGTACGAACTCGTTCGCGAGGTTGCCCAGAGCGGCAAGCTTCCCGTCGTTCTCTTCACCGCTGGTGGAGTAGCTACGCCGGCCGATGCCGCGCTCATGATGCAGCTCGGCGCCGATGGTGTCTTCGTCGGTTCGGGAATCTTCAAGTCGGGTAACCCGGCTCAGCGCGCCGCGGCCATCGTCAAGGCGACGACTTTCTATGATGACCCCAACGTCATCGCCGAGACCTCGCGTGGTTTGGGCGAAGCAATGGTGGGAATCAACGTGTCTGATCTGGCAGCACCGCACCGCCTCTCTGAGCGTGGCTGGTAA
- a CDS encoding HIT domain-containing protein has protein sequence MHDYDGSELPAGESSADFAAVPDAFQRLWTPHRIAYITDQTQPDKDDCPFCVAPTLDDEKALIVARGTHAYVLLNLFPYNSGHLLVCPYRHVPLYDEATDEETAEIASLTQTAMRVLRETSKAHGFNIGMNQGALAGAGIANHLHQHVVPRWATDSNFFPIVAGTKAIPRLLGEVRDELAKAWPTNH, from the coding sequence GTGCACGACTACGACGGTTCTGAGTTGCCCGCGGGGGAGTCAAGCGCTGACTTCGCCGCGGTCCCCGATGCCTTCCAGCGCTTGTGGACGCCGCATCGCATCGCGTACATCACCGACCAAACGCAGCCGGATAAAGACGACTGCCCATTTTGTGTTGCGCCCACGCTCGATGATGAGAAAGCTCTCATCGTTGCGCGCGGAACGCACGCCTACGTGTTGCTGAACTTGTTTCCTTATAACAGTGGCCACCTGCTGGTGTGCCCGTATCGTCACGTGCCGCTCTACGACGAGGCGACTGACGAAGAGACCGCTGAGATTGCGTCTCTCACTCAGACCGCCATGCGAGTGCTGCGTGAGACGTCGAAGGCTCATGGCTTCAATATCGGGATGAACCAGGGCGCATTAGCAGGGGCTGGTATCGCGAACCACCTGCATCAGCATGTCGTTCCGCGGTGGGCTACGGACTCGAACTTCTTTCCGATCGTGGCCGGCACGAAGGCTATTCCGCGGTTGCTCGGCGAGGTTCGGGATGAGTTAGCGAAAGCCTGGCCCACGAACCACTGA
- the thrS gene encoding threonine--tRNA ligase, which produces MRVNGELKDLAATVTDTDEVEAVTIDSPDGLNILRHSAAHVAAQAVQTINPQAKLGIGPPVTDGFYYDFDVEEPFTPGDLKAITKAMDRIIRQGQRFQRRVVTEAEARAELADEPYKLELIGLKGSVVDSEVDGDNESVEVGGAELTIYDNVDGKTGEVYWKDLCRGPHLPNTRMIGNGWSLTRTAAAYWRGSEKNKQLQRVYGTAWPTKDELREYQARQEEALKRDHRKLGAELDLFSFPDEIGSGLAVFHPNGGIIRHEMENYSRTRHLQEGYSFVNTPHITKAALFETSGHLGWYKDGMFPPMHLDEGRNEEGEITRQGADYYLKPMNCPMHILIYKSSGRSYRDLPMRLFEFGTVYRNEKSGVIHGLTRVRGLTQDDAHLFTTKEGMKQELTNTLNFVLSLLRDYGLTDFYLELSTKNPEKYVGEDDVWDEATQTLAEVAAETGLELVPDPGGAAFYGPKISVQARDAIGRTWQMSTVQLDFNLPERFELEYTAADGSRQRPVMIHRALFGSIERFFGVLTEHYAGAFPVWLSPVQVVGIPVAEAYEEYLAGVIDQLKALGVRAELDASSERMQKKIRTHTKSKIPFQLIAGEQDQAAGSVSFRFRDGTQENGIPIADAVARITDAIATRAQV; this is translated from the coding sequence ATGCGCGTCAACGGTGAGCTGAAAGATCTCGCCGCGACAGTAACTGACACGGATGAGGTCGAGGCTGTCACGATCGACTCGCCCGATGGGCTGAACATTCTCCGTCACTCGGCCGCCCACGTTGCGGCTCAGGCTGTTCAGACGATCAACCCACAGGCGAAGCTCGGGATCGGTCCGCCCGTCACCGATGGTTTTTACTACGACTTCGATGTCGAGGAGCCGTTCACTCCCGGAGACCTCAAGGCCATCACGAAGGCAATGGACCGCATCATCCGTCAGGGGCAGCGCTTTCAGCGTCGTGTAGTGACCGAGGCAGAGGCTCGCGCGGAGCTCGCTGATGAGCCCTACAAGCTTGAGCTGATCGGCCTCAAGGGCTCTGTCGTTGACAGCGAAGTTGATGGCGATAACGAGTCCGTTGAGGTCGGTGGTGCCGAACTGACGATCTACGACAACGTCGATGGCAAGACTGGTGAGGTCTATTGGAAAGACCTGTGCCGCGGGCCTCACCTTCCCAACACCCGCATGATCGGCAACGGATGGTCGCTCACGCGCACCGCAGCTGCTTACTGGCGTGGCTCGGAGAAGAACAAACAACTTCAGCGCGTGTACGGTACGGCCTGGCCGACCAAGGACGAACTCCGGGAGTACCAAGCACGTCAAGAAGAAGCGCTGAAGCGCGACCACCGCAAGCTTGGTGCAGAGCTAGATCTTTTCTCCTTCCCTGACGAAATCGGCTCTGGGCTCGCCGTGTTCCATCCCAATGGCGGCATCATCCGTCACGAGATGGAGAACTATTCACGCACGCGTCACTTGCAAGAGGGCTACTCGTTCGTCAACACTCCGCACATCACCAAGGCTGCGCTGTTCGAGACCTCCGGTCACTTGGGTTGGTACAAGGACGGCATGTTCCCACCGATGCACCTCGATGAGGGCCGCAATGAAGAAGGCGAGATCACTCGCCAGGGCGCTGACTACTACCTCAAGCCCATGAACTGCCCGATGCACATCCTGATTTACAAGTCGAGCGGTCGGTCGTACCGTGACTTGCCGATGCGCCTCTTTGAGTTCGGCACCGTGTACCGCAATGAGAAGTCCGGCGTTATTCACGGCCTCACACGCGTGCGTGGACTCACACAAGATGATGCCCACCTTTTCACCACGAAAGAGGGCATGAAGCAGGAGCTGACGAACACTCTCAACTTCGTGCTCTCCCTGTTGCGTGATTATGGTCTCACAGACTTCTACCTTGAGCTCTCGACTAAGAATCCAGAGAAGTATGTCGGCGAAGACGATGTGTGGGATGAAGCGACCCAAACTCTCGCTGAAGTTGCGGCAGAGACAGGTCTTGAGCTCGTGCCCGACCCGGGCGGAGCGGCGTTCTACGGCCCTAAGATCTCGGTACAGGCACGCGATGCCATCGGCCGTACCTGGCAAATGTCGACCGTTCAGCTCGACTTCAACCTGCCGGAGCGCTTCGAGCTCGAGTACACGGCGGCGGATGGCTCACGCCAGCGCCCCGTCATGATCCACCGTGCGCTCTTCGGCTCGATCGAGCGCTTCTTCGGCGTACTCACGGAGCACTACGCCGGTGCCTTCCCGGTCTGGCTGTCGCCGGTCCAGGTCGTTGGTATCCCCGTCGCCGAGGCGTACGAGGAGTACCTCGCTGGTGTTATCGACCAGCTCAAGGCGCTCGGTGTTCGTGCCGAATTGGATGCCTCGAGTGAGCGTATGCAGAAGAAGATCCGTACCCACACCAAGTCGAAGATCCCGTTCCAGCTCATTGCTGGCGAACAGGACCAGGCTGCGGGTTCGGTCAGCTTCCGTTTCCGCGACGGAACTCAGGAGAACGGCATCCCGATTGCAGATGCTGTCGCCCGCATCACTGACGCGATCGCGACGCGAGCGCAGGTTTAG
- a CDS encoding glycosyltransferase, translated as MGKTGVPSKQSEAFVQLLLDEGLATPSQIEEARRVKARSGVHIDQTLASRGHLDDATLVDVISRVWNIERAQMSEVDGDFARQWSGQLYIAENWMPLRELDDGRVLVATARVPDDERSERISTALGRDVVFVAATSAQIWHSILDVFGPAIADQAANQLWNRNPVLSARTVASRGQKIGLVILLIVMIIALVLWPAATVITLIAITSLVFLAGTAFKFFISLRGARFDLVERVSDSEVEELNDDELPRYTVLVPVFKEANIVAQLVKNLGGIDWPTNRLEVFVLIEESDDETRAAFEASSPPDHFQIITIPAGHPQTKPRACNVGLFFATGDYLVIFDAEDTPEPDQLKKAYISFQRGGEKTVCVQAALNYFNARENVLTRMFSLEYGYWFDYMLSGLDSLDLPIPLGGTSNHFRTEALKSLGGWDPYNVTEDADLGIRASALGYRVGVVNSATMEEANKSIPNFIRQRSRWIKGYMQTTLVHARRPVALMREIGFWRFCSFVLLIAGTPATFLGVLPFYILTVLSLVLPTERIGQFFPVWLLWVCFLNFIIGSSIMVYLSMMGPYKRGTFALVPWALLNPLYWILHSIASYKALWQLITKPHYWEKTEHGLTTQSNHE; from the coding sequence ATGGGGAAAACCGGGGTGCCGTCCAAGCAGAGCGAAGCATTCGTGCAGTTGTTACTCGACGAAGGCCTCGCTACGCCAAGCCAGATCGAGGAAGCTCGTCGCGTCAAAGCGCGATCAGGCGTTCACATCGATCAGACCCTTGCCAGCCGCGGGCATCTTGACGACGCCACGTTGGTCGACGTTATTTCTCGCGTGTGGAACATCGAACGAGCGCAGATGTCTGAAGTCGATGGGGATTTTGCCCGCCAATGGAGTGGGCAGCTCTACATCGCTGAGAACTGGATGCCGCTGCGCGAACTCGATGATGGTCGCGTTCTGGTGGCCACGGCTCGAGTTCCGGATGACGAGCGCAGCGAGCGTATCTCCACTGCTTTGGGACGTGACGTTGTCTTCGTCGCCGCGACATCCGCCCAAATCTGGCATTCGATTCTGGACGTCTTCGGGCCAGCGATCGCCGATCAGGCGGCGAACCAGCTTTGGAACCGTAATCCCGTTCTTTCAGCGCGCACCGTTGCGTCACGCGGCCAGAAAATCGGCCTCGTTATCCTTCTGATCGTCATGATCATCGCCCTGGTGTTGTGGCCGGCAGCGACGGTGATTACTCTCATCGCCATTACGAGCCTGGTGTTCCTGGCCGGAACGGCGTTCAAGTTTTTCATCTCCTTACGGGGAGCGCGATTCGACCTCGTCGAGCGGGTCTCTGACAGCGAAGTCGAAGAGCTGAACGATGATGAGCTCCCTCGTTACACCGTGCTCGTGCCTGTTTTCAAGGAAGCGAACATCGTCGCTCAACTGGTCAAGAACCTGGGCGGTATCGATTGGCCCACCAACCGCCTCGAAGTCTTTGTACTGATCGAGGAGTCCGACGACGAAACACGCGCGGCGTTCGAGGCAAGCTCGCCGCCCGATCACTTTCAGATCATCACGATCCCGGCCGGGCATCCGCAGACGAAACCTCGAGCCTGCAATGTCGGGCTTTTCTTCGCGACCGGCGATTACCTGGTGATCTTTGATGCTGAGGACACTCCGGAGCCGGACCAGCTCAAGAAGGCGTACATCTCGTTTCAACGCGGTGGCGAGAAGACCGTGTGTGTGCAAGCCGCACTGAACTACTTCAACGCCCGGGAGAACGTGCTCACCCGGATGTTCTCTCTCGAGTACGGCTATTGGTTTGACTACATGCTGTCTGGCCTTGATTCGCTTGACCTTCCGATCCCACTCGGCGGAACGTCCAATCATTTCCGCACTGAGGCGCTGAAGAGTCTCGGAGGCTGGGACCCCTACAACGTCACTGAAGACGCCGACTTGGGCATCCGCGCGAGCGCGCTCGGATACCGGGTTGGCGTAGTGAACTCCGCCACGATGGAAGAGGCAAACAAGTCGATTCCGAACTTCATCCGCCAACGCAGCCGCTGGATCAAGGGCTACATGCAGACCACCCTGGTGCACGCCCGCCGACCAGTGGCGTTGATGCGCGAGATCGGGTTCTGGCGATTCTGCAGTTTCGTATTGCTCATCGCAGGAACCCCGGCGACCTTTCTGGGCGTACTGCCGTTCTATATCCTGACGGTGCTTTCTCTCGTGTTGCCCACCGAGCGGATCGGCCAATTCTTCCCGGTCTGGCTTCTGTGGGTCTGTTTCCTCAACTTCATTATCGGCAGTTCGATCATGGTGTACCTCTCGATGATGGGTCCCTATAAGAGAGGGACGTTTGCTCTCGTTCCTTGGGCGCTGCTGAATCCGTTGTATTGGATCCTGCACTCGATCGCGTCGTACAAGGCGCTCTGGCAGCTCATCACTAAACCGCACTACTGGGAGAAAACGGAGCATGGGCTGACGACCCAAAGCAATCATGAGTGA
- a CDS encoding EI24 domain-containing protein: MTVPTPRRASAVREFFSGVGFLFRGFRIWVTAPRLMLLGMIPAAIVGLAAIAVLVALIVNIEVIATSITPFAREWSELAQAAAHLAAGVALIVASILVIVNTYTTVTLMVGDSFYRLIAAHVDAVHGAPPEQQSQGFWRDLRRGIAEGLRVLLPTVGLAVLVFALGFIPVAGGVIAASAGALLGGWLLVVELSNIPFESRGLHLTARRRTLRGSRARALGLGAATYVVFLIPLGAVVAMPAAVAGATLLTRSVLGEDARLSTLATTTDKAKEPPHER; the protein is encoded by the coding sequence ATGACAGTTCCAACTCCACGCCGCGCTAGCGCTGTGCGCGAATTCTTTTCGGGTGTCGGATTTCTTTTTCGCGGGTTTCGAATTTGGGTCACAGCACCGCGCTTGATGTTGCTGGGAATGATCCCGGCGGCCATCGTGGGCCTCGCTGCAATTGCCGTCCTCGTTGCGTTGATCGTCAATATCGAAGTCATCGCCACGTCAATCACTCCTTTTGCCCGCGAGTGGAGCGAGCTGGCGCAAGCCGCCGCCCACTTAGCGGCGGGCGTCGCGCTGATCGTTGCGAGCATTCTCGTCATCGTGAATACGTACACCACTGTCACACTGATGGTGGGCGACTCGTTCTATCGCCTAATCGCCGCTCATGTGGACGCCGTACACGGCGCTCCCCCGGAACAACAGTCACAGGGCTTCTGGCGCGACCTCCGGCGCGGAATCGCCGAAGGACTGCGGGTGTTACTCCCGACCGTGGGACTCGCAGTCCTCGTGTTCGCTCTGGGATTCATCCCCGTTGCCGGAGGAGTCATCGCAGCAAGTGCTGGCGCGCTCTTGGGAGGCTGGCTGCTCGTCGTTGAACTCAGTAACATCCCGTTCGAGTCCCGTGGCCTCCACCTCACCGCTCGCCGGCGCACCCTGCGCGGGTCACGCGCGCGGGCTCTTGGCCTGGGGGCGGCAACCTATGTCGTCTTCTTGATTCCTTTGGGGGCTGTGGTCGCTATGCCCGCGGCCGTCGCCGGCGCGACGCTGTTGACCCGCTCAGTTCTTGGCGAGGACGCGCGGCTCAGCACTCTCGCTACGACGACCGATAAGGCCAAGGAGCCACCACACGAGCGATGA
- a CDS encoding ammonium transporter: MTGDFAAAALGAAALVLLLLALIVLYASTLPVATWRTLVLVSLTCAAPGPLAWLLLAPALSVDLRSVMMPSLAALGAVCCFLVTLVSRSSGAPLWRSVSYSAVWGVVVYVPIAVRTFEPFGAGAPLGLSPIDHGGALVMSVAVGASMLAVLVVERRSLIRGARKVVPVPVGITALVLAVLAWLVWLVGAEFAFDDVVALILANGVVSAIFGALGWFIVQLINHGAIKLKSLAGGLISGLIAVTAGAPLFTPVSAAVAGFIAGAVACAFTVRKGSPLGNQLRFLVNTHLIGGSIGVVSLGVLATGSGFLFTGQTFIFEQQFLSVLASAAFAFVVSSLVWWLLGLIGRRSESAEPRVLAKN; this comes from the coding sequence GTGACAGGAGATTTCGCGGCGGCGGCGCTAGGAGCGGCCGCGTTGGTGCTGTTGTTGTTGGCGCTCATCGTGCTCTACGCGAGCACATTGCCCGTCGCGACGTGGCGCACGCTTGTTCTCGTTTCACTCACGTGCGCTGCTCCCGGCCCCCTCGCTTGGTTGCTCCTGGCTCCGGCCCTGTCGGTCGATTTACGCTCGGTGATGATGCCTTCACTCGCCGCTCTGGGGGCGGTCTGCTGTTTTCTCGTCACGCTGGTGTCGAGGAGTTCTGGCGCGCCGCTGTGGCGCAGTGTCTCCTACAGCGCTGTGTGGGGTGTTGTCGTGTATGTGCCCATTGCAGTGCGCACGTTCGAGCCATTTGGGGCGGGGGCGCCGCTAGGCCTCAGTCCGATCGATCATGGCGGTGCGTTGGTGATGAGCGTCGCTGTCGGCGCCAGCATGCTGGCGGTGCTCGTCGTGGAGCGGCGTTCTCTCATCCGAGGCGCCCGTAAAGTCGTTCCCGTGCCTGTCGGCATCACTGCTCTCGTTCTCGCTGTGTTGGCGTGGCTCGTGTGGCTCGTGGGCGCCGAATTCGCTTTCGACGACGTCGTGGCTCTGATTCTTGCCAACGGCGTTGTGAGCGCGATCTTTGGTGCGTTGGGGTGGTTCATCGTTCAGTTGATCAATCACGGCGCAATCAAGCTCAAGTCGCTTGCCGGTGGCCTCATCAGTGGCCTCATTGCGGTGACCGCAGGCGCACCGTTGTTCACTCCGGTGTCCGCTGCCGTCGCAGGCTTCATCGCGGGCGCCGTCGCGTGTGCGTTTACCGTGCGCAAAGGATCGCCCTTGGGAAACCAGCTTCGGTTTCTCGTTAACACTCACCTCATTGGTGGGAGCATCGGCGTTGTATCGCTTGGCGTGTTGGCAACAGGTTCAGGGTTCCTCTTCACCGGTCAAACGTTCATTTTTGAACAGCAGTTTCTCAGCGTGCTCGCCTCCGCGGCTTTCGCGTTTGTCGTCTCATCGCTCGTGTGGTGGCTCCTTGGCCTTATCGGTCGTCGTAGCGAGAGTGCTGAGCCGCGCGTCCTCGCCAAGAACTGA
- the zapE gene encoding cell division protein ZapE, giving the protein MSATAPTTPERLVDRIPSLTGAQMLAELVPPRQFTGATLDSYRPDRDYPSQGSAVAAMRHFLTSAQKPKLFSRKKAPVAKPGVYLDGGFGVGKTHLLAALWHQTGGRKYFGTFIEYTALVGAVGYAPAVQLLKGATLVCIDEFELDDPGDTRLISRLLSELVASGTKIAATSNTPPNALGEGRFAAQDFLREIDSLSAKFETIRIDGLDYRRRDTGAHAVTVDDVAAAIAAVPGVATLDSFDEVLKHLAGVHPSRYVKLIEGIDAVGLTGVHEFANQTDALRFVAFVDRLYDAQIAVYADGTALDAVFPDDMLAGGYSKKYLRAVSRLIALTSNKA; this is encoded by the coding sequence ATGAGCGCTACTGCGCCTACGACTCCTGAGCGTCTAGTCGATCGTATCCCGTCGTTGACCGGAGCGCAGATGCTCGCCGAACTTGTGCCTCCGCGGCAGTTCACCGGTGCGACTCTGGACTCGTATCGACCCGACCGGGACTATCCGTCGCAGGGCTCCGCTGTCGCCGCCATGCGTCACTTTCTTACTAGTGCTCAAAAACCGAAGCTCTTCTCGCGCAAGAAAGCACCGGTGGCGAAGCCGGGGGTATACCTCGATGGCGGGTTTGGGGTTGGTAAGACTCACTTGCTGGCGGCGCTGTGGCATCAGACCGGCGGCCGCAAGTATTTCGGAACCTTTATCGAATACACGGCGCTCGTGGGCGCTGTCGGGTATGCGCCTGCTGTGCAGCTGCTCAAAGGCGCGACTCTGGTGTGTATCGACGAGTTCGAACTCGACGATCCGGGTGACACCCGCTTGATTTCCCGACTTCTCTCGGAGCTGGTCGCCTCAGGCACCAAGATTGCCGCGACATCCAACACTCCGCCTAACGCTCTCGGGGAGGGGCGCTTCGCCGCTCAAGATTTTCTGCGCGAAATCGACTCGTTGTCGGCGAAGTTCGAAACGATTCGCATCGATGGCCTCGACTATCGTCGTCGCGACACGGGAGCACATGCGGTCACTGTTGATGATGTCGCGGCGGCGATTGCAGCTGTGCCTGGAGTGGCAACCCTTGACTCCTTTGATGAAGTACTCAAGCACCTCGCGGGTGTTCATCCCTCACGCTATGTGAAATTGATCGAAGGAATCGACGCCGTCGGACTTACTGGTGTTCACGAGTTCGCGAACCAAACCGATGCCTTGCGGTTCGTAGCCTTCGTCGACCGGCTCTACGACGCTCAAATCGCCGTCTACGCAGATGGCACCGCGCTGGATGCAGTGTTCCCCGACGACATGCTTGCTGGTGGATACAGCAAGAAGTATCTTCGAGCGGTGTCGCGGCTTATCGCTCTCACCTCGAATAAAGCCTGA
- a CDS encoding sulfurtransferase — translation MTIERDPAPQFAEFSHPERLVSAQWVEEHLGEPGLVVVESDEDVLLYETGHIRGAVKIDWHTDLNDPVTRDYIDGEGFAKLMSRSGISRDSTVVIYGDKTNWWAAYALWVFTLFGHEDVRLMDGGRAKWEADGREYTLEVPSPTPAEYPIVERTDAVIRAFRDDVLAHLGNPLVDVRSPEEYSGARTTVPGYPEEGALRAGHIPSAQSVPWSKAVADDGTFRPLSELNTIYREGAGLKDGDDIVAYCRIGERSSHTWFVLNYLMGFPNVRNYDGSWTEWGSLVKVPIALGTEPGDVPSR, via the coding sequence ATGACTATCGAACGCGACCCAGCCCCCCAATTTGCTGAGTTCTCTCACCCTGAACGCTTGGTGTCTGCTCAGTGGGTTGAAGAACACCTCGGCGAACCTGGACTCGTTGTCGTTGAATCCGATGAAGACGTTCTTCTGTACGAAACCGGCCACATCCGCGGCGCCGTCAAGATCGACTGGCACACAGACCTGAATGACCCGGTCACTCGCGACTACATCGACGGCGAAGGCTTCGCCAAGCTCATGTCTCGTAGCGGTATCTCGCGGGACAGCACCGTCGTGATCTACGGCGACAAGACCAACTGGTGGGCTGCGTACGCCCTGTGGGTCTTCACTCTCTTCGGCCACGAAGACGTGCGGCTCATGGACGGCGGGCGAGCGAAGTGGGAAGCGGATGGCCGCGAGTACACGCTCGAGGTTCCGTCCCCCACTCCAGCGGAGTACCCGATCGTCGAACGAACCGACGCCGTGATTCGTGCCTTCCGAGATGACGTACTCGCGCACCTCGGTAACCCCTTGGTCGACGTCCGTTCGCCCGAGGAATACAGCGGAGCGCGCACAACGGTTCCGGGCTACCCGGAAGAAGGTGCTCTTCGCGCCGGCCACATTCCGAGCGCGCAAAGCGTGCCGTGGTCAAAGGCCGTTGCCGATGACGGCACTTTCCGGCCCCTCAGCGAACTGAACACGATCTACCGAGAGGGTGCGGGGCTGAAAGACGGTGACGACATCGTCGCTTATTGCCGCATCGGTGAGCGTTCCAGTCACACCTGGTTCGTTCTGAACTACCTCATGGGCTTCCCGAACGTGCGTAACTACGACGGTTCGTGGACCGAGTGGGGCTCCTTGGTCAAGGTGCCCATCGCGCTGGGTACTGAGCCGGGTGACGTTCCTTCGCGATAG
- a CDS encoding SufE family protein, which yields MSEQQIPSQLAEIRDDFLGFELRDRLQLLLEFSNELPDLPARYADHPDLFERVEECQSPVFIFIEVENDIVQMFATAPPEAPTTRGFASILVQGLSGLSSAEVLELSDDYPQSLGLSQAVSPLRLRGMTGMLARAKRQIRLKTAV from the coding sequence GTGAGTGAGCAGCAGATCCCCAGTCAATTGGCCGAAATCCGAGACGACTTTCTTGGCTTTGAACTGAGGGATCGGCTGCAGCTCTTGCTTGAGTTCTCTAACGAACTCCCCGATCTTCCGGCGCGCTACGCCGACCACCCCGATCTCTTCGAGCGAGTAGAAGAGTGCCAGTCCCCCGTTTTCATCTTCATCGAAGTTGAAAATGACATTGTTCAAATGTTCGCGACGGCGCCGCCCGAGGCTCCGACTACGCGAGGGTTCGCATCCATCTTGGTGCAGGGCCTGTCAGGTCTCAGCAGCGCTGAAGTCCTCGAGCTCTCGGATGACTATCCGCAGTCCTTGGGGCTGTCGCAGGCGGTAAGTCCGCTGAGACTGCGAGGGATGACAGGGATGCTAGCCCGCGCAAAGCGTCAGATTCGCCTCAAGACCGCGGTCTGA